Genomic segment of Peromyscus leucopus breed LL Stock chromosome 23, UCI_PerLeu_2.1, whole genome shotgun sequence:
ctgcctctccctcccaagtgctgggaccaggGCCTGAGCCACCACGCCCCCTCTAAGCAGATTTCTTAAGAGAACACACATGGTTCTTACCAAGACACTGGTAATTCAACCCAGAAAAAACACCCCAGACAAACTGACCCCAACAGTTTATTGACCAGGTAACATGTTCCGACCACCATTTCAGTACAGGGAGGGACAGGAACGAGTCAGGGTGTGACTGGCACTCTACACACCAGCCAGCAGGGAGTCTTCTAGAGATGGTTAATCAGGGGCACCCCATGGGAGGGCAGCTCCTGATGCAGCTGCCGGAAGACCATGGCACACCGGTTCCTCTCTTGGGTCTTGCCGAGGGCATGATAGAGCCTGGCCTGGAAGTAAGCAACATCCCTGATCCGCTCTCTACAGTCGACCTTGGCAAAGTAGTTCTTGGCTTCATTGAGATTCTCAATTGCGGCCTCCAGAGCTGacagtgggatgggggaggggggagagatcAACATTTAACACTTCAGGTTTCAAAACCTGCTATCCAGATTCAGCATACACCAAATACTCTTATATTCTCCACTCATTAAAATGTaggaacccccccccaaaaaaaaaaaccaccacactATGGAAAGCTttgtctcatttttgttttaaaaaattaaaattaaatattagaaTGCTGGGCttcgagagatggctcaatggtttaagagcactggctgctcttccagaggacccaggttcaattcccagcacccacatgacagctcacaactgtctgtaactccaggtcctggGGATTCATGCACCAGGCATTCAGGTGgtgcatgcaggaaaaatactcatacacataaaataaataaattacaaattagaacaccagggctggagagagagcagcaGCAGGCGAATGCCACTGCCGCCCGGGCCTGACGACCTCCACAGCTCCTACCTTCTGCTTTCTTCACTGGGTCATAGGAAGCGGCTGAAGCCACCTGGCACTTGGACACTAAGAACATGGCACGGCCTTTATCCAGGATCGCCCCATCGGCCAGGATGGGCTCAATCGCCATGTGCAGAAGGGTTAAAGCCTGTTCTGGGATTCCAAGGATGAGCTGAAAGAGAAATAACAGCACACTGAACACACCTATGTCCTGTGCCTGCTACCAAGAAGGGCTGGGTTCTTTTTTCTCCTGAATGGCTATCTCTGGCTTATCTTCTCCACGACACAGGCTACCTCATCCTAAACAACACACTCCCAGAGAATACAAGCACACAACAGTATGATTTCAAAGAGAGATCCAGGAGGAAGTGGTCATTCATATTATCTTATTGTCTTATTCATTCTTTGTTGTCCTGTTTTATTTGGGTCTGGGTTTGCTTTATTTATGATGAGGTCTTACtattgtagcctaggctggcctcacatgtgCAGCAGTTCTCCAACCTGTCCCTCAAGTGGTGATTACAGACAGGCACCACCTAGCCCAGTCACAAAAAGACTTAATATGACAGGCATGGCGGTAGAAGCCCGTGAGGACTCTTGATTCCTAATTTGATCCGCAGCAccacagggaggagggaggacgatACAGTTCTAGGAACCTAAGCACCACAGACAAGGACTTGGCCATGCACTCCTAGGCCCAGGGCTAGAGATGCTAAGGCAGGAGTGCCacgtttgaggctagcctgggctacagagactctatttttatttatttattattttttttggtttttcgagacagggtttctctgtgtagctttgagcctttcctggaactcactttggagaccaggctggcctcgaactcacagagatccacctgcctctgcctcccgagtgttgggattaaaggcgtgcaccaccaccgcccgactctaTCTTAAGAACAATGTACgctagccaggtgatggtggtgcatacctttaatccagcactcaggaggcagaggcaggtggatttctgggagtttgaggccagcctggtctaagggtccaaagctacagagaaaccctgtcttgaaaaaaaaatatgtacagaTAACGTGGCACTATTGATATAAAGATAAACATATGGTCAATTAATACAACTCAGAGTCCAAGAATCAACCTATAAATCTAGCATGAAATGATTTTCTCAGAGGTGCTAACATTATTTAGTGGGAGAAAAAAGTTGGGgtcccctaccccccacccccaagacagggtttctctgtgtagtgctggtgAATTTTGTAcatcacacataaaaattaactcTAAATAATTCACAGAACTGGTCTGGAACAATGGCTGAGTCCATAAAGTGCTTGCAAgctagcatgaggacctgagtttgacccctgaaCCCACCCTCAGAGGTATCTGCGCCTAACCCTAGCAccgaggaggcaaaggcagggctTATGGGCTGCAGCCTGCCTGAATCGGTGAGCTCCGGGCTCAGTGGGAGATAAGGCGGAGAACATTTGAAGAAGATAGCCAGGGTGatctctggaacacacacacacacacacacacacactcacaaaacacGTGTGCAGACACACACTAATACACATTTAGAAATTTCAAAGCCCTAAACGTAAGTGCTAAAActttaatatttgtaaaaaaaaataaggaaaagtcTCTATGCCATTAGAGTTGGCAACTATTTCTTAGACACAATactaaaagcacaagaaaaagaaaaagtaaacagcTAAATATGAGATCCtagctcaaaaagaaaaaattgttaaaactgaatctatcaaaattaaaatttacaggtggtggtggcgcacgcctttaatcccagcacttgggaggcagaggcaggtgggtctctgtgagttcgaggccagcctggtctacagagtgagttccaggaaaggcaccgaaactacagagaaaccgtgtctcagaaaaaaaaaaaaaaattaaaatggttcAAGCTTGTAATCTGGCACTCCCGAGGTGTGGATCAGTTTAAAGCTAGCCTCGGCTGTGTAGTTAGTatgaagccatcctgggctacataagtccctgtttcaaaacaaacaaacaaacaaacaagaactctTATACAACAACATCAAATCCAGACAACTCGTTTGAAGAACAGGCAGTCACACCTGTGATCTTGGTACCATGGAACTGAAGCTGGAGAATAGCtccaagtctgaggctagcctggtttatatggtgaattCCTAGGCTAGTCCATGCTACACAGCAAGCCTCTGTCTGAAAATGGGGTAGAGGTGGCCAGGTTTTGttcgggaggcaaagacaagtgaGTCCCAAggtttaggctagcctgggctacatagcaagatcttacatagaaaaaaaaaagaataaaaatgaaaagtaatcaAAGAGGGCCTAAAGAGAAGGCTGAGTCCTTACGAGGTACCACTCTTACAaagaacccgagttcagttcccagaacccacatgcgGCTGCTCACCACCCTGggtccaagggatccaatgccctcctctgaactctgagggtacctgcactcatgtgcacatacccccaccCACAAACAAATAAGAATGCTCAATCATCAGCTAccacttctccttctctctctctctctctctctctctctctctctctctctctctctctctctctccagtaaCAAAAAGCCCCTCAGGTGTGGTGGCTGCCTGTAATttgagcacttgggaagcagatggtTCACTTGTTAAACTGCCTGCCATGAAACCAGAGGACCACAGTCTGATTCCCAAGcaaccacataaaaagctggacacagtgacatgtgcctgtaatcccagtgacaggaggatccctagagcTCAGTAGTTAGCCAGCCTAGCTTACATGACAAGCAGGACCCAGTAGAGACCCTATATaaaaaagagaaactcaaaataaggtggacagctcctaagAAATGATATTCAAGGCCGACTTTGGcccccacatggacacacacatgcactccatACACATAAACGTAACACACCCTCACCCCCAAGTCCCCCACAGGAAAGAGCAGACTGCCTTACCTGGGCATAAGCCAAGTTGAGCACAGTTTCGGAGGCCAAGTACTGTAAGCGGTATTCTTTGGAGAGGGCCAGAGCCTCCAGGAGCACGGGCATGGCGATGGTCGGGGAGGAGGACCGCCAATAGAGCTCTGCCACGGACAGGAGCACGCTGGCCAGAGAGGAGACGGGATGAGAAGACCCGCCGCCACACCCCCGGGAGACCCCAGGGAGACAGCTTACCTGATCACCATCTCTGTGTTCTTCAGTTTCTGACAGTACGTCAACAACTTCTGGAGAAGTCTGTGCGCCTCCGTCATCTGGTTCTGAGCCTGCAGGACAACCGCCTTTCTACAACCATCAGAACAGCACGACAGTTACACAGATGTTTGCAGGACAGCCATTCTGGGGTCAAGGCTCCATTTCCCCAGCAAGACCGCTACCCTCCGGAGGGGAAACTGACTGCATTTTTGTTAAAAGGAAAgcaagaaggggaggaggaggaggtagaaacCGAGAGGCGGAAGCAGCAGCTGCCACCACCGGGTGTGACCCCAGCTTTGGGCATCAGAGAAAAGAGGATCGATTCAGAGACACCCTCAGCCACACACCAAATcggaggccagccagagctccaggagaccctgcctctgaCAAGCAATCCATGCAAGGCTGTGCACGTGCACAGAGAGAAGTCGACCTGGGCCAGCAAGAAAGCCCAACAGGCAAAGGGGCTTCCTCCAAGATGAtggatgacccgagttcaatcccggggacccacacagtggaagaaaagaactaacTCCTAAAATCTGTTCTCCATTTCCACATGTGCACTATGTCACACACgtgctcacacaggcatacacacacaaaatacacacacaaaatataataaaaaatgtgtTAAAGTCTTGGGTTATAGCTATCAGAATCTCAGTTACTATCTCTAGgagatatttattttctaaattttaatgatctgtttttgttgtttgtgacagggtcctGGCTatctggctatcctgaaattcattatctagaccaggctgtcctagaactcacagggatccacctgcctctgcctcccaggcactgggatttaaggcatgtgctaccacacccagctattaaTTATCTATTTGcttatttcctaaataaaacagaaaaaagccTAGACTTTTCCAGCTAATGCTGAAAGTAAATTAATGCACACACAAAAGTACAGTACATATAAAGCTATTAAAAACATTCTGAGAGGGGGCTcggcagttaaaagcatttgctccTCTTGCGGAAGAGCTGGACTctgctccagcacccacatggtgttgTACAACCGTCCCTAACCCCAGTTACAAAGGACCTGAACTCCACTGGACTAGGCACTCACGTGATGCACATccatacattcaggcagaacactcacacaGAAGCAATAGTTAACTAAGTAACTTCACAAATTATtctggagccagtgagatggctgagcaggtaagcACCAAGCCAGGTGACCTGAATTCGGATCCCAGAGCACAGGCAACAGCTGGACAGCAAGCAGCACCGGCGCCTGCAATCCTGGCagaaagaggggagaagggggatcTCCAAGAGCTCTCAGGCCAGCTGGCCCGGCATAAACAGAcgtggacaagagagagagagaccctgcttgAAACAAGGCAAAGGTGAGGGCCAGCATCAGGGGCTGTCTTGGCCGACACACGTGCACTGTGGCGCTTGCTCAAGTGCACACAACGCACACAGGAGAGTTTAAGCGAGTGGTTCGTTCTGTGGTGACAGCTTTCCAGGTTTCTTACCTGTATACGCCTTCTATGCCATTGAGTGCTGTGATTCCTGTAACGAGTGAATCGGCCAAATGGAATTTGCCATCATTCATTGCTCTGTCAAACTGTATTTTCTGATCACACAGCATCCATAACTAGTAAGAAAAAatgaaggacaaaaagaaaaatatgcacaTTATTGTTCAAGAGCGATATCAAAGGATATTGGTTTGCTTagcaaacattttaataattcacATAATTGtgtttgagattatttatttgtttggttttttgttgttgttgtttttccagagctgaggacccaacccagggcctttcacttactaggcaagtgctcaaccagagctaaatccccaacccttatttatttgttttttatttaaagttacaagcaagaaaacacacaaagagaAGCCCATGTTTGTGGTGGCAAACACTTgcaatccagcactggggaagtaagGCGGGGAGATCAGCGTCCAAGGCCAGACTGAACCGTGGAGATGCTgccgtgaacacacacacacacacacacacacacacacacacacgatccgtGTCCACTTTATTAACTCACACTGTGCTTTACTTTGATGGTCTTACGTTCTACTCAAGTCCTCAGCAAATTctatttccttcctgttttccacACTGAGCACTTGATTTGCTGCCTGCCTTTCCCATTCACGCTTCCTATACTTTTATAATACTTACCTTAAACAATACACAGAATGGGGCTGTGTTttctaattttgagacagggtctcatgcattgCAGGTTGGTCCCAAAATGTCCATACAGTGCAGGAGGAttatgaactctttttttttttttttttttttttttggtttttcgagacagggtttctctatgtagctttgcgcctttcctggaactcacttggtagcccaggctggcctcgaactcacagagatccgcctggctctgcctcccgagtgctgggattaaaggcgtgcgccaccaccgcccggctctggaTTATGAACtcttaaaagatttacttttagtTTATGTGCATGAGAGTTTTGCCTTTACACATGTAAGTGCCCCACTTGCATACCTAGcactcctggaggccagaagagggcatcaaatcctctggaactgtagtttcagaagttgtgagctgccattagatgatgggaactaaacccaggtctttTAGAACCTgactgtaagtgtgtgtgtgtgtgtgtgtgtgtgtgtgtgtgtgtgtgtgtgcgcgcgcgcgcgtttggtactggagactgaaccaGGGCCTTGAAGATGCCAAGTAAGGGTTCTATCACTGAGCTTACCATCCCCAGCCCATGATTTTGAACTTCTCATTGTCCATCCTACCTTCAGCCcctgaatcctgggattatagacatccACCATCACATCCAAGTTCTGCGGTGCGAGGGATAGAACTCGAGCTTTGTGCATGCCGGGCAAggactctacccactgagcacaTCCCTAGCCTGAGCtaggttgttttgtgttttgaggcagggtctcactatgtgtccCTGGGTGGCATataactcattatatagaccaggttggcttcacactccgagatctgtctgtctctgcctcccattaaaaaacatgagaaaatacatcctgctgtggaatattagttgaagatgtgttacatttgtttatgctgtggaacatttgtttaatgatgcaaagatatgttgcatttttaaataattttttatgtgcattggtgttttacctgcatgtatgtctgtgagggtgtcagattttagagttacagacagttgtgagctgccatgtgagtgctgggaattgaacccggggccctttggaagagcagccagtgctcttaaccgctgagccatctctccagcccagtgaaactgtgttactttgcctgtctaaaacatccgatggtctaatgaagatctgaatggccaatagcaaggcaggagaaaggacaggtggggctggcaggcagagagaataaattgaagaggaagaaaagaggatggaggagcaagaaaaggaggacttcaggggccacccacctacccactcagctacaaagcaagacacGGAGCAAGAATGAGTAAAAAGAAAAGTGTAcggaaatagagaaaaataaaagcccagaagcagaaGATAGATGAGACAATTGAGTTAAGAAAAGccggcaagaaacaagccaagctaaggctgggaattcgtaagtaagaataagactccatgtgtgaatttatttgggagctgggtggcgggccccccaaagtACAACATCCACTGCCCACGTgttgttatttttcattcatttgtggaTCTGTGTGTGGATATCAGTATGTGGGTACAACTGCCTGTAGAGCATGGAGGGGCTCTCAGGGTCCccggagctgtagttacagatgactgtgagctgcctgacatgggtgtgggaactgaactcaggtccatgttcttaaccactgaggaaTCTCTCCAGACAGTGAACTGTATATAAGGTAAGTAACATCGTTTGTACATAGCCTTTCCACACCACTTTTCTGCAGTGCCAGGAAAGGAACTCGGACCCTGTGGATGCCTAGCAGGTGCTCTACCATTAAACCACATATCTAGACCAACAACCTCCTTTACAGCTCAATGGTTTTCTGAGGGAAGACTCTAAAACGCCCTATTTTAGAGGGATGCAGCTCAAATGGGAAAATGCTTGTCCAGGGTGCATAACGCTTTGGGTTTCATCCCAATCATAACACAGCCACTGTGATAGCACATGTctgcgatcccagcacttgggaggggcaGGCATAagtatcagaagttcaatgtTATTGTCAGAGAGTTTGGAGATAGCTTATGATATCTTTttaccatgtcttaaaaaaaaaaaatcctactttaCCTTACAGTAAAAGCATTCTTTCCAGAAATAAATGCACTGGCACAACAAAGGCATGTTACCTGGGCGTGCTGACTGTTGGGTGGGAAGCGCTCCTTCAAGTGCTTTAATACTTCAGCGGCGGCGGCGAAACAACCCTAAAATAGAAAGGCATGAATTGACTGACATACCAAAACTGAGGCTACACCTGCTCACACTCCCAGGAGGTTCACGTTACCTACCTGATCTGATCTTCATTAGCCAGCCAGAAGACAATAGGCACAGAGAACTGAATGTCACAGtaaggtatcttttttttcttatacgtTCTAATgaattttatactttcttttaatctttttcaTGTTAAAATGTGAACTTTAATTGTAAAAACTGTTTTTGGTAAATATAGTTATTATCAAACTCTGCCACTCAACTTAGTTCAGATATATGCAGACATGATTTACACAGATGTTATCTGTACCACCGAAGAGAATCCATTCAAGAAATGGCTACACTTAGCCTCATTTTgaagaagacagggtctcagttgggtggtggtggtgcatgcctttaatcccaacactcaggaggcaaaggcaggcagatctttgtgagttcgaggccagcctggtccacaaattgagttccagaacagttagagctattacacagagaaacactgtcttcaaaataaaacaaaacaaaaagaaacaaacaaaaggacagggtctcattgtaatCTAGTCTGGCCAtgacctccctctccctcctgcctctacctcccaggttctggaactacaggtgtgcactaccacgccTGCTTAAAAACTGTTTTGAATTAGACTGGCATGCAAAGCTCTTTCTAGGAGGAAAACCAAAAACTTAAAATCGGATAAATTACAGcaggctgagattaaaggcatgcgccaccatgcccagcctgttCTATTTCTTAAATACAATAGCCACAACCTCTTGGTCCCTTCACTGATGTCAAAGTACCCTTCTTCTAaactgggcggcggtggtgcatgcctttaatcccagcactcgggaggcagaggcaggcggatctctgtgagttcgaggacatcctggtctacagagcgagatccaggacaggcgccaaagctgcacagagaagccctgtcttgggggtgggggtgatgccCTTCATTTGACACATTCCACATTTAGACCATCTCCACGGGGAATTTCATTCTTCGGCAACCTGTACCAACCAGACCCATCCAACACACAGCTAGTGCTTTTCTCAAGCCTCCAGTGCCCTAGAAGCAAAACTGGTCAGTTCACCTGTGCTGCAGCTGGATTTGAAATGTTCCTCCAGAGCCCACCGGTAATTACCATTTGGGGCACACCCTGGAGGCCATGTTGGGACCAGGAGGTGAGCAGACCTCTAGCAGCACATGCACTGCTATGATGTACGGCGCCAACTTCCAAGTCGGCTTTCTCAGGAATGCTGCCACAGCACCAGAGCCCAGCTAACGTCACAACGGACCCACCTGCTCTGCGTGGAGCTCTGCCAGGTGGCAGAGAGCGACGGCAAAGGACTCCGTGTTGTTCTGCTGCACGCTCGCGTTCACTGACTCCAGACTATTCATGCTTAGTAACATCTGGGCTTGCTGCAGGGCCATGGtgctgggtggggagaggggacaggtTTCCCTTTAGGCAGCAGACCCAGGCTGCCCCTGAGCCATACCCTGGAGTGCTCCGCAGTGGAGACACAAGAAAGTGAACTCTTGCGGCTCTGGATGTGTGGAGCGACTCCTCCCCATGCCAGCTCTCCAGCTTTCGGCCGAGGAGAGAGAAGGATCCTGGGTGTGCAGGCCCCAAGGAGACGCAGAGTAGGTCAGCACAAGTGGGAGCACTCAGCACCcagacccccctcccccgccccctccacgATGTTCCCTGAGGTCACGGGATGGGTGTTAATTAGGTTTCACGGGTAAATTCAGACCCGATGCCATCCTGGCACCGGCTGCTCTGGCAATGCAGGCAGTGGCCAGTGTCGGCAGCTGTTTCAGAGCTCACCGTGCCAAAAAATTATctgaaatacaaaaacaagaCTGGTAAAGAGGCGCTTCCTTCCGTTACTGAATTCCTAGAAATACAGACTGTCGAGGGGACCAATGAGACCGAGACAGGGCTCCAGAGCAAAGTCTGGTTCAGAAGTTTACTTCCAAACTACACGTGGCTGAGTGGAAAACAGAGTGGCTGGAGATATTCCAGAGGAAACACCTCGACAGAGAAGCACTCTTGTCTACACAGGcggctgtggggagggggggatgcTGGACTTGCACAAGGAGGCCATGCAGCATGCGAACAGGAAGGAGGGGTCTCAGCTCCGGGTCAGGTGATCGAGGTTTGAGCCCCAGCTGGTCACTGGTCAGTTAGACTCATGATCTTGAGATCAAATGTGCAAACCAGATGAGGGATCACCCACCGGTTCTAGACAAGAGCAGCCGGGAAGAGTAAACCGGGGACGTGGGGCAGACTTTGCCAAGTTCGTGCAGCCTACAAAATGTCTCCAGATGACGAAGCATTTTCTCTAATCCCCTCCATGAACAACTTCCAAAGGGGACAACCTTGCACAGGACCAGTGAGAGAGCTCCTGCTTATCTCTAAAGGCTCCACACTGCCGTGGCTCTGGCAGTCCGCCTGGAGACCTACCTGCGGCCGTACAGCCTCCAGATGGCCGTTTTCTGGGCAATGCTGATATCAATGAGCTCCGACAGGCTGTGTTTCCAGTGCAGGAGGTCGGAGTCCTTTAGGGCGTCCATCAGTTTGTTGGCCGTCTTCCCAGCAAAAGCTCTCTGTTGAACAAGGGACTGTATTCCCAGGGAGGCGAGGTACTAAGGGGACAGATATACCCACGACCCAAGATAGAGATTACATGACAGAATTTGTTTTGCTCTTCAGAAATGTGGTGGATTTCACATTTCAGCACATGCACAGTGATAGCTCTACTTAAAGGAGAGTACCTACGGCCTGACCTTAACCCTGACCCATGGAGATGTGTTCCTGAAACTCTAGGGctgaaagagaagcagagggTACATGGCAAAGAGCCAGGGCTTCGGCATTAGGTAACCTGGACTTAAGACACTGCCTCTGCTACTTACTGTTGACTTAGGGCCAGTCACTTAGCTTCTTAGctaagcctcagcttcctcatctgtaaaatgggcatcaAACCTATCATAAAGAATCGTGGTAAGGATTACAATGAGATAATAGAGCAAACAGTGCCAGGCACATTAGGTAACAGGAGATCAAAAAAAAGGATGCCTGTCATGAGCAACAAGTTATCTTCTTAACTTCTGGAATAATCTTCAAAGGTAAAAAGCTGAACTAAAAAAGGCAGTTTAAATCTGTATCAAGAGTGTATTAAGCTGTCTCTAAAGAGCCACTTCAATTCTGTCCATGTATGTTCCCTTTCCCGAAGAGATCCCACAGGTGATGCACAGATTGAATAGATGTGCATTAAACTGCTCTCAGTCTCACGGTCTATGGTCCCGGACCGACCCGACGCCGAGACAGAACAATGCTCTTCCATCGGCAGTCTAGACCCCAAAGCCATCCCTACTTTCTGTGCACAGACCCCGCCCGCCCTCTGCCTGTCACTGAGGCTCCAACGAAAACAGATCTTCCCAGCAGGCTTTGCTTACTGTTTAAAACAAGGATCAGCAAACATTCTGGCAAGGGTCAGAGCAGATTTCGGTTTCCAGGCCACATTTGGTCTCTGCTTACTTGTGGCTGGCTGTCCTCCTGCCCCATCCATCTAGACATGTAAACGTTTCTTAGCAAAGTTCATACACAGGCAGACAGAGCACCAGATTTGAAACACAGGCTGTAGTTTGCCAATCCCTGGTTTAAAATTAAGTCTTCCCAGGGCTGAGGACGTAGCTCAGCTGAGGtaaagcacctgcctagcatgcatgtgtAAGGTTATGGGTTCTATCTCCAGcactaaaaaagaagaaaaaagccttTTCGATAATTTTTCTAAGTGAAAATGTACTAACTGTTGCTCaataaattaaaactaaacaaaGCTCTCTTATCAAATCAGTAAGTGGAGCTCTCACAGATGTTATTAGGACAAAgggaatagagagaaacctgCCCCAAAGAATTTAGTGGTGTGATTAATAACTCAAGTGGTAGGAAATAAGCCGGAAGGAAAGCACATGTGGAGATACCCACTCTAAGTCTACGCTGGGTCCCGACCAAGGTGGGTGGA
This window contains:
- the Anapc5 gene encoding anaphase-promoting complex subunit 5 isoform X2 produces the protein MMTNGVVHANLFGIKDWVTPYKIAVLVLLNEMGRTGEGAVSLVERRKLNQLLLPLLQGPDITLSKLYKLIEESCPQLANSVQIRIKLMAEGELKDMEQFFDDLSDSFSGTEPEVHKTSVVGLFLRHMILAYSKLSFSQVFKLYTALQQYFQNGEKKAGGDADMDREDAERQMEKEELDVSVREEEVSCSGPLSQKQAEFFLSQQAALLKNDETKALTPASLQKELNNLLKFNPDFAEAHYLSYLNNLRVQDVFSSTHSLLHYFDRLILTGAEGKSNGEEGYGRSLRYAALNLAALHCRFGHYQQAELALQEAIRIAQESNDHVCLQHCLSWLYVLGQKRADSYVLLEHSVKKAVHFGLPRAFAGKTANKLMDALKDSDLLHWKHSLSELIDISIAQKTAIWRLYGRSTMALQQAQMLLSMNSLESVNASVQQNNTESFAVALCHLAELHAEQGCFAAAAEVLKHLKERFPPNSQHAQLWMLCDQKIQFDRAMNDGKFHLADSLVTGITALNGIEGVYRKAVVLQAQNQMTEAHRLLQKLLTYCQKLKNTEMVISVLLSVAELYWRSSSPTIAMPVLLEALALSKEYRLQYLASETVLNLAYAQLILGIPEQALTLLHMAIEPILADGAILDKGRAMFLVSKCQVASAASYDPVKKAEALEAAIENLNEAKNYFAKVDCRERIRDVAYFQARLYHALGKTQERNRCAMVFRQLHQELPSHGVPLINHL
- the Anapc5 gene encoding anaphase-promoting complex subunit 5 isoform X1 — translated: MMTNGVVHANLFGIKDWVTPYKIAVLVLLNEMGRTGEGAVSLVERRKLNQLLLPLLQGPDITLSKLYKLIEESCPQLANSVQIRIKLMAEGELKDMEQFFDDLSDSFSGTEPEVHKTSVVGLFLRHMILAYSKLSFSQVFKLYTALQQYFQNGEKKAGGDADMDREDAERQMEKEELDVSVREEEVSCSGPLSQKQAEFFLSQQAALLKNDETKALTPASLQKELNNLLKFNPDFAEAHYLSYLNNLRVQDVFSSTHSLLHYFDRLILTGAEGKSNGEEGYGRSLRYAALNLAALHCRFGHYQQAELALQEAIRIAQESNDHVCLQHCLSWLYVLGQKRADSYVLLEHSVKKAVHFGLPYLASLGIQSLVQQRAFAGKTANKLMDALKDSDLLHWKHSLSELIDISIAQKTAIWRLYGRSTMALQQAQMLLSMNSLESVNASVQQNNTESFAVALCHLAELHAEQGCFAAAAEVLKHLKERFPPNSQHAQLWMLCDQKIQFDRAMNDGKFHLADSLVTGITALNGIEGVYRKAVVLQAQNQMTEAHRLLQKLLTYCQKLKNTEMVISVLLSVAELYWRSSSPTIAMPVLLEALALSKEYRLQYLASETVLNLAYAQLILGIPEQALTLLHMAIEPILADGAILDKGRAMFLVSKCQVASAASYDPVKKAEALEAAIENLNEAKNYFAKVDCRERIRDVAYFQARLYHALGKTQERNRCAMVFRQLHQELPSHGVPLINHL